Part of the Paenibacillus kyungheensis genome, GTAGGCGAAACGTTAAAAACGATCAATACGTCTAACTATTCATTTTATATTACGGCAAGTGGACAACACCATTATGCTGTCTACAAAAAAGAGAACAACAAAGTGGATGATTTTGATAATCCAATCGTAAGTGCAAGACATCTAATTAGTAAAGATGAGAAAATAATCACCACCAATAGTGGTAATCAAGCGATGACGGTATCTGGTCCTTATGATGCATTTGATATCAGTAGTCGCGCCGAACCTGCTCTGTACAAAGGATATCTTAATGCAGGGCAAAGTGTGAAATTAACAAACACCAGTCCGGCGATGTTCAGTATGTATACAGATGGTATGTATGATCAAGCGAGTTATCGTGCAGATGACACATTACGCTCACTAGACCATGACCGTGTCGCCAAGTCACTCCCTTTTTATAATGGAGAACGAGTGACACTAACGAATTCTGGAAGTAGTCAGCTTGTGGTGTTGAGTCCGTATGATGTAACAACAGCTCAATCGAGTAGCGATCCTGCACTAATTGTGAAACAATTAGCGATCAATCAGAGTGCCGAGTTTATCAACAAAGATAAATCAAACGAAATGGTTTATTTTACAGGTAAACATGACTTGATGGATTATGATACCGCAGATCAGCCTAACAGCTATTATCGTGGTACAGCGACAACATATCGTTCTGTAGATCCTAATCAGCGCTTAGCTGTTATGAACACAGATGTCAAAACAATAGATGCGTACGCCGCATTTGAATTATTTACAGGGAAAGATCGTATCAATCCAGTAACCTTTAAGAAAACATTATCTACAAAACAAAGTCTGGATTTTACGAATAAAACAAGCAAAACATTCTTTGTCTATCCAACAGGAACATACGATTTTGCAGAGTATCAAGCAGGGCAATCTATAGATATGGGCAAAAATGAGACAAGTTCTACCAAAAGTATCCCTACATCTAATAGAATGTCGATTACAAATACGATCTCTACCGATCTCACAGTAGAAGGCCCTTATGATGCTTTTACTATTCAAGCACGTACGAATCCTGCTCTAGTAGAATATAGTCTAGCTCCACGTCAAAGTGTAGAAGCAGAATACACAGGAGTAAAATCAGGACAAATACGTCTGACCGTTGATTATGATTCAGCCTTATTTACCAATAACGTATTAAATGTATATAGCCGCAACCATATCAGTTCTACTGCACAAATAGTAGAGAATGGTGAACGTCTAGCTGTGCAAAATATGGCTGAGATCAATGGATTGATGTATGGAGCATATGACACATTCAAAGTCACTTCACGTACCAATCCAGTTACATTCCAGAAGGTACTGAATACCGATGAGAGTGTAGATATTACCAATACACAACCTGCGAAGTCATTTAACGTGTATCTCAACGCTGTAGATAATATCTACGATTATGTCAAACGAGATGCAAACGGTGGAATTGATGCAGTAGCACGAGCAGCAACAAGCGGAGTTGAACTTCTAGAGCATGGAGAGCGTATTGCGATTACAGCACCAACAGCACATTCAGTAATGATTGAAGGTTCTTATGATGCACTTAAGATCGCGAACCGTACGAATCCCGCTTTGGTGAAAAAAGCACTAGCACCAGGTCAAAGTCTAGAAGCGACCAATATAGACAGTATTCCTTCTCAATTAACGATTGAGCAAATCTATGATATGGCGACTTATGACAGTACAGGAGCTTTAAAACAATATAGTTTTGGATTAAGTGGAACACCTAGACAAACGTTAGATCCTAACGCCAAAATAGCGATTCAAAATAGTGATGACATGTACAATGTGGTCTATGGTCCTTTCGAATCGTTTAAGTTCGTCGACCGAAGCAATCCAGTCACATTTATCAAAACGTTATCTACGAATGATTCTATGGCGTTTGAACAAAATGCACTAAATCAAATGTTTTTATATTTCAATGGGAATCCTTATGATTACGCACAGTACAAAGCGAATAAAGAAGTGCGTGAGTATGGTTGGGGAGTACTTTCTTCACAAGCGATGACCAAAGGAGATCGTATTGTTGTTGCAGCATCAGGTACAGCTAACGTAACGGTTCAAGGTTCGTACGATGCATACAAAATCGCAACAGTGAGCGGTAAACCGGTAACGATCAAAACGCTTGAAATCGGTGAAAGCTATTCAATCCGTAATATTTCACCAGGAAGCTTTTTCGTCAAATTAGCAGGTAATCATAGTTATCAACTGTACAATGCGAATGGCACATTAACCACTTCGAGTACAGGAACAACAGCTAGTTATCATGCTGTTCCTGCTTCATCACGTCTGGTAGTGACTAATGTCGATGTAGCACCGATTACAGTCTATGCACCAACTGAAGCGATCAAAGTCACACAAGGTGATGATCTGTTAGTCAAAACATTGACTATGGATCAGACGATGAAAGCTACTAATACATCAAGTAGTTCAGCTACATTATCTGTAGATGGTAAATACGATGTGGCTGTATACGATGCTTCAGGCAAACCTGTAAATGTTGATCGCAAGTCAACCGGTAATTCGGTATCTGTTCCAGCAGGTGGTTATGCGATTCTTACAGGGCAACAAGCTGACAATACACTGGTGAATGGAAATAAAGACAATTTTAATTTTGAAGATCAAGTGAATCCTGCACTATCGCTGTATACATTAGCACCGAATGCGCTGGTCAAAGCAACCAATGTACATGATCATGCACGTACGCTTAATGTAGGTAGTAAGTTCAGTTACTGGACAGAGCAAGGAGAAGAACAGACAGGTTCAGGTACTGTTAATATCGGAGCGGGTAATACGACTGTTATTCGTAATACAGGAACAACGACGTATGAATTGTACAGCCCATACGGATCGTTCCAAATGGAAGCTACAACAACGATTCCAGTTCCTGTTCCACCTGTAGTAAATCCTTCTGTCGGTACGATCGATCCAGCCGATTATGATCAACAGACGTATTATGCTGATCCAGTCGATACTTCTACAGGAGCACAAATCATTAACAAAACGATGATGGTGGCTCATGGAACTGTAGATATTCCTTTCCAAGCTCAGTACTATGCGCTTTTACAAGGCAATGGTGGGTTGGGTAAAGGATGGAGTCATAACTTTGAAATACGTTTGAGTAAAAACAATACAACAGGTCAGATGACCGTGTATTGGAATGCTTTCCGCACAAATAACTTTACGCTCAATAGCGACAAAGCAACCTATACACCTGTAGAACGTGCAATCCGTAATGACCAATTGCAAAAAAATGCAAATGGCACATACACCTTGACGCGTTACGATGGAACGCATTATATTTTCGCTGCTAACGGAACGCTGCAATCAATGGGTGAACGTGGCGGAATTACGATGACGATGCAGTACGATAATGCAGGTAAGTTACTATCTGTGACTGAACCTACCAGTGGAGCGAAGTTAGTCTTAACGTATAACGCTATCGGTAAAGTAGCGACTGTTGCAGATCAAGCGGGTCGTACATCTACGTTTACTTATGACGATACTGGTCGATTGATTACACTAACAGACCCGGGTAGTCACAAGACGACGTATACGTATAATAAGAACAATCAAATTTTGACAGGTTCACTAGATGGCAAGCTTGTATTCTCAAATGCTTATGATGGCAAAGGCAGAATACTACGTCAAAATGATGGAATCACAGCTCATCAACCAACAACATTTGCTTATAGTAATGCAGACGGAATGCTCACCACGACGATTACAGATCGCAACGGTGATATTCAAAAACGTGTGCATAATATCAATTATCAATTGGTTGAAGTGCAAGATGGGAATAATGGCAAAACAAGTTATACCTATGATGCTCAAGGTAATCGTACAAGTATTACGAATGCGCTAGGTCAGACAGCGAAGTTCGAATACGATAGCAAAGGAAATTTGACCAAAAATACCGATCCATCCGGTCTATCGATGACATTGACTTATGATGCGAAAGGGAACTTGCTCAAAGCAACAGGGCCTGATGGCAATAGTATTACAAGCACGTATGATGCCAATAGTCGCCTACTCAGTACAACCGATACCGAAGGTTATAAAGTATCGTATGAGTACAATGACAAAGGCATGCTAACCGCTGCAACCGATCCACGTGGTGGCAAAACGATCTATAGCTACAATGGATACAAGTTAGATACAGTCACTGCTTCTACAGGCGAGATGATGAAAGTAGGTTATGATGCCGCAGGTCGCATGACCACGCAAAGCGATGCAGAAGGCAACCTTTCACAAGCTGTATATAATGATAATGATCAATTAATCACTATGATTGATCCGCTCAAAAATAAAGTAAGTTACACCTATGATCGTCAAGACAATCTAGCAAGTGTCACTGATGCACGTGGCAACACTACAAGCTACAGTTATGATGCCAATGGGCAGTTAACATCGGTTCGTAATGCACTGGGTGGTACACTCTCGATCACTTATGATAGCGAAGGCAATATGACCGCTGTCACTGATCCACTTGGTCGTAAGAGTTCATTTACGTATGATGCAGCTGGTCGCCTAATGACAGAGACAAATGCCGCAGGCGCTACTGTAAAATATGCATACGACAAGCTAGGTCGTCCGATTGAAGCCTATGATGCACTCAATCACAAAATGTATACAGTAGAGTACGATACCGCAGGTAATCCGGTCAAAATGACAGATGCGCTAGGGTATACGTACACAAGCACGTACAACGATTTGAATCAGTTAACACAATCAGTCGATCCATTAAAACGCACAACCACTTATGGATATGATCGTAAAAACCAATTAACATCAGTCAAAGATGCGATTCAAGGCAGTACATCGCAGACGATTGATGCGTTTAGCCAGATTACTCAAATGGTCGATGCCAACGGTAATCGCGCCAAATATCAGTACGATCTGCTTGGACGTCTGACTGCAGAGCAAGACGAAGCAGGAGGCAACCATAGCTACACGTACAACAATGTAGGATTGCTAGGTAGCGATACCGATAAAAATGGTCGTCACAGTCAATATAGCTATGATGCCGCAGGGAACTTGAGCCAATTTACCGATGAAGCAGGCAGTGTATCGTACGACTACGATGCTAATGGCAATATCACTTCGGTTAAAGGTAGCAATGGTGAAGTACTGGTTCGTAACTACGACCCATTGAACCGCGTCGAATCGTTCACTAACGGAGATGGACAGACCATTTCGTATAGTTACGATGCCGCAGGACAATTAACAGCACTTACGTATCCAGATGGCAAAAAAGTAGCATATACGTACCATGCCAACGGTCGATTGTCGACAGTAACAGACTGGGCAGGACGTCAAACATCTTATACGTATGATGCGAATAGTCGCTTGTTATCGACAACCCGTCCAGATGGAACGAAAGAAGTTCGTACGTATGATGCCGCAGGACAAGTATTAACGTTGAAAGACCTGCAAGCGGATGGAACGGTATTGTACGAATACAATTACACCTACGATCAAGTAGGACAAGTGACGAATGAAGACGGTGGCGAAATCACCACTGATCTGACTGGCGTTACTTCAGATGTCTATGGTCCTGGATTATCACCATCACTTGAAGATGTGATGATTCAAAGCGAAGGATTGCCACAAACCACAGACAATGTATCATCAGATGTTCAAACCGATGTATACACACAGCCATCCAGTGTAACCGCAGATGTCTATGGCACAGGCGATATGACGATGACCTATAGTGCAGACAATCGTCTGGCTACTGTCAATGGCGAAGCTGTGAAATACGATGCCGAAGGGAATATGCTAGTCGGCCCACTTGCTGGACAAATGCAAAACTATACCTTTGATGCACGTAACCGTCTGGTAGAAGCCGGTGGGGTACAATACGGATACGATAACGAAAATCACCGTACTTCTGTAACTGTTAACGGAACAACAACGAAGTATGTGATTAATCCCGAAGCTGTGTTGTCTCAAGTACTGATGGAAACCGATGCATCAGGCAAACCGACAGCATGGTATGTGTACGGTAACGGCTTAATTGGACGCCAAGACGCAAACGGAGCGTACCAAAGCTACCACTACGACCGTCGCGGAAGTACAATAGCGTTAACGGATGCCAAAGGACAACTGACCGATACGTACAGCTACGGCACCTACGGAGAATCTTTAGGACACGAAGGTACCACCGAGCAACCGTTCCAATACAACGGACGCGATGGAGTCATGACCGATCCGAACGGGTTGTACCAGATGCGAGCAAGGTACTACAACCCAGAGATCAAACGCTTTGTGAATCGAGATGTCCTGAGTGGCAGTATTGACGATGGACTGACGATGAACCGCTATGCGTATGTGAATGGGAACCCGATTTCGTATATTGATCCGTTTGGATTGAGTGCGGATAGTGACGAGATGTTGAAAACGGTTGGCAGTTTCTTAGCAGATGCTGTGCCAGGATTAGGTACACTTAAAGGACTGCAAGAAATATTTACCGGAGTCAACTATGTGACAGGAGATCAATTATCAGTTGCAGATCGAGTAGCCAATGGAGGAGGAGTTCTTTTAAGTTGGGTACCTGGAGGCAAAATTGCAGGGAAAGCCCTAACTAAAGGAGCTATTGATGGCGGTAGTTGGGTTATAGCTAGAGTGGCTAAAACACCTGGTAAATATTTAGAATCACCTGCTGAGATAAATGGAATGTTAAATATTGGTGCAAGAGGAAAGCCTATAGAGGGAACATACAATATTGATATAGATCCTAAATCTCAAGGTGTTCATTATGGAGATGCGACTCAGCTTACTAATATAAAAACAGGAAGTCAGAACAAAATAATTATAGAAAACCCTTATGGGTATGATCCATTAAACTCTGAAATACTAAGGGTTTTATCTAAAGATGGTGAAATTATAATTACCGGATCACGTTCCAATATGAAAAAAATATTAAGACAATTAGAGGAGAAAGGATTACAAGTAAAAGGAGAACGACGTGATGTTGCCAATGATGGTACTTATTTAACAACAGATGGAGAAATAATCAAATCGGAATTTTTAGATCAATATATATTTGTTAGAAAGTGAGGTTAGATAAAATGATTCTTACTATTGATATAGGAGATGAAGAGTTTGATAGTATTGTAGATAGTAGTGGAGAATTTCAACCAATTATTTTTTTGAATTTTGCTAGCGATATAAAAGGACTATACGAATTTGAACTTGCAAATACAGTAATTAATATTTTTGACTTTGAAGATCAATTACAAATGCAAGGCTTTTTCAGTAAAGAAGATTCTTTATTTGTATTTGGAAAGCTAAAAGTTCAAATTGATGGAGTCAAAGGTGCAAATTTAAAATGGAGTAAAGATAAGTCTTTAAAAAAAGAAAGCGAAAAGTATTACAATTGGCCATATACTATTAATAAGGACGATAGAGTTTGTTATTGTGGAGGGTATTTATCATTTTTAACAGATTATTATGCAACATTAATGATTGTTACTGGTAGTAAATATAAAATTAAATTAACATTTGATTTAAAAGAATCAATACCATTTAACTCTATGGACAATAATAGTTTACAACAAGCAAAACTAAAACAATTTCAATATAAAAATGAGAATTTTCAAGGGAAATTGTTTGATAATGACTTTTTTAAAGAATATTTTTTGACTGGTAGAAAAGCGATTAAAGATGAATAATTAATAACAATATTTAATTAACTTGAGTTTTACTAAAGAATAAGCTAATTATAATGAATAATTATGATTAGCTTATTCTTATTTAGTTATCAGAAAGCTATCACTTCAAATAGAATGAATAATAGATCTTAACAAGGTACAGCGCCTAACGGTCTGAAATTTGAAAGATAGTTTAATGGAACTGAATCAATGAAAAATCTTTATCCGATTATAAATTTCTAATTAGGAGCTGAGATTTTGACATTTAGAATATTTAGAAAAGAAGTCGAAAATAATTTATTGCCAGCAATTGATTTCTTCAATGCTATTCCAAACCATTGATTTGTTGAAGTAGTAACCTTTTTATCTAAAGGTATAGGATATACTATTGAATATTGTAGTTGCAATTTTTCAGATGATTTAGATCCATAGGAAGAGCCTTTTGAGGGAATACAGTTTGTTAACTCTGCTTTGGATATATAGAGCATTCTTGATTACGAAATTGTTCAAGAACTTCTAATAGAGTCGAGTTATTCTTTTTTGAAAGAACGTCCAGAATACATGGATGCTATTAATCAATCCTTATTTGATTTTTCACAAAAGTATAATTTGCTATTTAAGAAATTATAGTTTTGAGCCACAATCGGAAATCTTCATTAGGAGGAGTTGATTACTATGACCAAAAGAAGTAGAAAAGAAATTTTAGAAGAGATTTAAGAGATGCATTTATTGCGAAAAAAGGTAATGAGTGGAGAGAAAATACCTTGTCCCAAATGTGGAGAATATTTAATTTTCTATGGCAAAAATAGTGGTAAACATCCCGGTATTTTTTGTCCTAATAATGACTTTGAAATTCTTATTGAATATAGTAATCATTTTTTAAAAAAATGATTACTATATTCAATAAGAATTAAAGGTAAAATAACCATTAATTTATAAAATTGTTGATGAATGGTTATTTTATTGAAAAATAATAAGTATAAATTGCAATAAATTTTATACTTAAAAGATATTTATGAAGTTTTTTAAAAATGGATTATAAAACAGGTCAGAAAATGTCTGTGAGAGACTAGATAAATAGTATATTATGAAAATTTTGTCAGTAAAAAAGCAACTAAAAGTTATATTGATGGTCATGTTTAGGTTATTCGTAATTTTAGTAAAAAATAGTGCTGATAAGGTTCTGAGTGAAAGCATAGATTACAGAAATGTACAAAAGCTACAAAATAGTAGAAAAGAGACATTGGTTCTTAGAAAGGAAATTAGACAGTTTAAGCAATACTGGGGTCAATATGGAATTAATGTCAAAGTGGATAAGAAAGGAAAAGTACTTCGAGGTGAGCTTGAAGCAGGCTTTGACTAGGGTAGCGGAGAAATTTGGATTAAGAAAAATCCAAGCTTAATTAATTTGTATCATGAAGGATATCATGCAGAGCAATGGTTAGCACTAGGCAAAGATTCGTATATGAATCTCAGTAGATTAGAACGGGAAGAATATGTATTTTCGAGAGTGATGCAAAATGAACATTTATTTGATACACCATCCATTAATCATTCAAAAGAATATATTGATAGACTACGTTCAAAATATGATAATTAGAAGGTGAATAAATTGAGAAGATATAATAGAACTAAAGAAGAATTAAAAGAAATACTTGAGGAAGTAAATCGAAATTTTCCAAGACATCATTGTAAAGTAGAAGAGATTACTGTAGAGACTGTATTAAAGCCAGAAGAAGCAATAGAAATTGCTAAAAATTATCTTCAAGAAAAAAAATGGTTGGAACAGTAGATGAACAAATTTAAAATATATATTTTGATGAAGGATATACATTTAAAGTGGATCCTAAAAGTAAAGATAATGATAATATCCGACCAGCATGGAGAGTAACAGTCGATTTGCCACCAAGTACGTTTACTTTTGAAGACTACACGTTAATTGTATCGGATCGAGATAAAAAAGTACTAGGCATTTTAGATGCAAATGGTCATCCAGCTAATTTAAGATAATTATAAATCAAGCTATACAAAAGAAACATGAGATGACTATTAGTCATTTCATGTTTCTTTTTCTTTCTCAGTTTATTAGAAATTAATAAGGAAATTTCAAAAAAATGATAGTATCTTTTGAAGTGAATGTAAAATCTAATAAGTATGGAAAATGAATATGGCCTATGAAATTATGTATGGTAGTATTGTTAAATCACATTTATAGATAATCCAATAACCTTATTGTAAAACTTTAATGCGTTTAGTAATTTTCAAGTAGATAAAAGTACTATCTAGTTTTGATATTAACGTTTTGTAGACCGATATGGCATGAGTAGCAGTATCGACGATGAACTGGTATATGAATGGGTATCCGATTTCATATATTAATGCGTTTGGACTGAGTGCGGATGGAGATTCTTGGTTAACTACAGGATTGAGCTACGGAGCCGATGCTGTTCCTATTTTGGGAACGGTAAAAGGTTTCAAAGAAACGATTACCGGAGTCAACTACATTACAGGTGAGCAATTGTCTGTAGCTGACCGAGTTGCCAATGGAATTGATTCCATTCCCAGGAACGAAGTATGTTGGAAAATATGGAACCGAAGCGACAATCGATGCTGGTAGTTAAGTTGTTAAGTAGTTTGGGAAGAATGAAACCAAGCAAGTAGCGAGTAAGTTACCATTGAAAATAAACTTATAGTTATTTGCAGGCAAGAAAGATGATGATTTTGCTAAAGAACCGTTCCTACCTGGTGAGTATTACGAGAATAATTATGCCCCTATGCAAGGAACTCCTGGGGCTAGATTTGATTTTAGTAGATTAGGTTCAAGTGGTCAGATAGAAAATTCCAGAGTGATTTATGACAAAGCAGGTAAGCAAAAATATAGAATTGATTATTCTGACCATGGAAATTTTGCTCATCATACAGACCCACATATTCACGAGTACATCTATCAAGATGCAGGAAA contains:
- a CDS encoding RHS repeat-associated core domain-containing protein, whose protein sequence is MKNKYVRLAFLVVVLLAIFVGFKMHSASAATGVYSLGSGQSVDITHGYSTSATVYVTGNNYDYVKYLSNGDVSLYDTKTAYAPITLAINQKLRLTNNSPSPLTIDMKSKTFTVLTTAGQALSRFNLLPGNSVFVQNLNPDYSQPIDIGGINANIHYGADGELSSPTFTRKKAKGSETVAKNGSMIVTNRDTVAYDVVAPAFPINFLGSTEPADFRYNVPIGGSFQATNQLSKPFYVYIDNGGTYEFTLYNEDGSVSSTGTTKTVTKYVGAGETLIVTNVDGPSMLVSGAYGAFYTTTQVEPPMITKTLAPGKSIKVLNNSGDTMKLLTDNGDKGFQIAEYKSNGAVDSYDILNTSASYIMGIGNYVVITNPAYNGQAIKIKIPKVNSVISDSTNPALLEQNISPGNSVEVKNVSPTKTGLFVTGEFDYALYDSAGINDYAPNVGSSHVYPDPGERVAITNTSKGNVTMSINGPYEAFVATARTQPVTFNRVLNVGETLKTINTSNYSFYITASGQHHYAVYKKENNKVDDFDNPIVSARHLISKDEKIITTNSGNQAMTVSGPYDAFDISSRAEPALYKGYLNAGQSVKLTNTSPAMFSMYTDGMYDQASYRADDTLRSLDHDRVAKSLPFYNGERVTLTNSGSSQLVVLSPYDVTTAQSSSDPALIVKQLAINQSAEFINKDKSNEMVYFTGKHDLMDYDTADQPNSYYRGTATTYRSVDPNQRLAVMNTDVKTIDAYAAFELFTGKDRINPVTFKKTLSTKQSLDFTNKTSKTFFVYPTGTYDFAEYQAGQSIDMGKNETSSTKSIPTSNRMSITNTISTDLTVEGPYDAFTIQARTNPALVEYSLAPRQSVEAEYTGVKSGQIRLTVDYDSALFTNNVLNVYSRNHISSTAQIVENGERLAVQNMAEINGLMYGAYDTFKVTSRTNPVTFQKVLNTDESVDITNTQPAKSFNVYLNAVDNIYDYVKRDANGGIDAVARAATSGVELLEHGERIAITAPTAHSVMIEGSYDALKIANRTNPALVKKALAPGQSLEATNIDSIPSQLTIEQIYDMATYDSTGALKQYSFGLSGTPRQTLDPNAKIAIQNSDDMYNVVYGPFESFKFVDRSNPVTFIKTLSTNDSMAFEQNALNQMFLYFNGNPYDYAQYKANKEVREYGWGVLSSQAMTKGDRIVVAASGTANVTVQGSYDAYKIATVSGKPVTIKTLEIGESYSIRNISPGSFFVKLAGNHSYQLYNANGTLTTSSTGTTASYHAVPASSRLVVTNVDVAPITVYAPTEAIKVTQGDDLLVKTLTMDQTMKATNTSSSSATLSVDGKYDVAVYDASGKPVNVDRKSTGNSVSVPAGGYAILTGQQADNTLVNGNKDNFNFEDQVNPALSLYTLAPNALVKATNVHDHARTLNVGSKFSYWTEQGEEQTGSGTVNIGAGNTTVIRNTGTTTYELYSPYGSFQMEATTTIPVPVPPVVNPSVGTIDPADYDQQTYYADPVDTSTGAQIINKTMMVAHGTVDIPFQAQYYALLQGNGGLGKGWSHNFEIRLSKNNTTGQMTVYWNAFRTNNFTLNSDKATYTPVERAIRNDQLQKNANGTYTLTRYDGTHYIFAANGTLQSMGERGGITMTMQYDNAGKLLSVTEPTSGAKLVLTYNAIGKVATVADQAGRTSTFTYDDTGRLITLTDPGSHKTTYTYNKNNQILTGSLDGKLVFSNAYDGKGRILRQNDGITAHQPTTFAYSNADGMLTTTITDRNGDIQKRVHNINYQLVEVQDGNNGKTSYTYDAQGNRTSITNALGQTAKFEYDSKGNLTKNTDPSGLSMTLTYDAKGNLLKATGPDGNSITSTYDANSRLLSTTDTEGYKVSYEYNDKGMLTAATDPRGGKTIYSYNGYKLDTVTASTGEMMKVGYDAAGRMTTQSDAEGNLSQAVYNDNDQLITMIDPLKNKVSYTYDRQDNLASVTDARGNTTSYSYDANGQLTSVRNALGGTLSITYDSEGNMTAVTDPLGRKSSFTYDAAGRLMTETNAAGATVKYAYDKLGRPIEAYDALNHKMYTVEYDTAGNPVKMTDALGYTYTSTYNDLNQLTQSVDPLKRTTTYGYDRKNQLTSVKDAIQGSTSQTIDAFSQITQMVDANGNRAKYQYDLLGRLTAEQDEAGGNHSYTYNNVGLLGSDTDKNGRHSQYSYDAAGNLSQFTDEAGSVSYDYDANGNITSVKGSNGEVLVRNYDPLNRVESFTNGDGQTISYSYDAAGQLTALTYPDGKKVAYTYHANGRLSTVTDWAGRQTSYTYDANSRLLSTTRPDGTKEVRTYDAAGQVLTLKDLQADGTVLYEYNYTYDQVGQVTNEDGGEITTDLTGVTSDVYGPGLSPSLEDVMIQSEGLPQTTDNVSSDVQTDVYTQPSSVTADVYGTGDMTMTYSADNRLATVNGEAVKYDAEGNMLVGPLAGQMQNYTFDARNRLVEAGGVQYGYDNENHRTSVTVNGTTTKYVINPEAVLSQVLMETDASGKPTAWYVYGNGLIGRQDANGAYQSYHYDRRGSTIALTDAKGQLTDTYSYGTYGESLGHEGTTEQPFQYNGRDGVMTDPNGLYQMRARYYNPEIKRFVNRDVLSGSIDDGLTMNRYAYVNGNPISYIDPFGLSADSDEMLKTVGSFLADAVPGLGTLKGLQEIFTGVNYVTGDQLSVADRVANGGGVLLSWVPGGKIAGKALTKGAIDGGSWVIARVAKTPGKYLESPAEINGMLNIGARGKPIEGTYNIDIDPKSQGVHYGDATQLTNIKTGSQNKIIIENPYGYDPLNSEILRVLSKDGEIIITGSRSNMKKILRQLEEKGLQVKGERRDVANDGTYLTTDGEIIKSEFLDQYIFVRK
- a CDS encoding pre-toxin TG domain-containing protein, which produces MNWYMNGYPISYINAFGLSADGDSWLTTGLSYGADAVPILGTVKGFKETITGVNYITGEQLSVADRVANGIDSIPRNEVCWKIWNRSDNRCW